Proteins encoded together in one Marispirochaeta sp. window:
- a CDS encoding RNA-binding protein, with the protein MAKKIYVGNLNYSTTEDQLNQAFAQYGNVISAKVITDRYTDRSKGFGFIEMEEDDAAEAAISALNGQQLDGRELRVSEANDRKPRERRFQY; encoded by the coding sequence TTGGCAAAGAAAATTTATGTGGGTAATCTTAATTACTCCACCACCGAGGACCAGCTGAATCAGGCCTTCGCACAGTATGGTAACGTTATCAGTGCTAAGGTCATCACCGACCGCTATACCGACCGATCCAAAGGTTTCGGCTTTATAGAGATGGAAGAGGATGATGCCGCCGAGGCTGCAATCTCCGCGCTGAACGGTCAGCAGCTTGACGGCCGTGAACTGCGGGTCAGCGAAGCCAACGACCGGAAACCCCGGGAACGCAGATTTCAGTACTAG
- a CDS encoding acetylxylan esterase — translation MAFYDLSREELHHYIPEIPEPDDFDQFWFETLKETRSYPLNPRFSRAAYHLTELESYDVSFAGSQGQEIKGWLLLPVNKKDDLACVVQFIGYGGGRGFPTDWLGWAAAGYALLVMDTRGQGSKWRKGDTPDLELQGGNPQYPGFMTRGILSRETYYYRRLITDGVRAIETARAHERIDSDKIVVTGISQGGGLAIAAASLDGRVAAAMPDVPFLCHFQRAVTITDMPPYKEIAEFCHTHRDREDQVFQVLNYFDGVHFAKRASAPAFFSTALMDQICPPSTVFAAYNAWKGKKRIETYTFNGHEGGESYQFLKQLEFLEGLGI, via the coding sequence ATGGCTTTTTATGATCTTTCCCGGGAAGAACTGCATCATTATATTCCAGAGATTCCCGAGCCTGACGATTTTGACCAGTTCTGGTTCGAAACACTAAAGGAGACCCGTTCATATCCTTTGAATCCCCGTTTTTCTCGGGCTGCTTACCATTTAACCGAGCTTGAAAGTTACGATGTGAGTTTTGCCGGCTCTCAGGGCCAGGAGATCAAGGGATGGCTTCTGCTTCCTGTTAACAAAAAAGATGATCTGGCCTGCGTGGTACAGTTTATAGGATACGGAGGTGGGAGGGGCTTTCCCACCGACTGGCTCGGCTGGGCAGCCGCGGGTTATGCCCTGCTTGTTATGGACACCCGGGGACAGGGATCAAAATGGCGCAAAGGAGACACTCCGGACCTTGAGCTGCAGGGAGGGAATCCCCAATATCCGGGCTTCATGACCCGGGGAATTCTGTCCCGGGAGACCTATTACTACAGGCGCCTTATCACCGACGGGGTACGCGCGATTGAGACCGCCAGGGCCCACGAACGAATTGATAGCGATAAGATCGTAGTCACGGGAATCAGCCAGGGGGGAGGACTTGCCATAGCCGCAGCATCCCTGGATGGCCGGGTTGCCGCTGCTATGCCCGACGTACCCTTCCTCTGCCATTTCCAGCGCGCCGTGACTATTACCGATATGCCCCCCTACAAGGAGATCGCCGAATTTTGTCATACCCACCGGGACAGAGAAGATCAGGTTTTCCAGGTACTGAACTATTTCGACGGGGTCCATTTCGCTAAGCGGGCCTCCGCACCGGCCTTTTTTTCTACCGCTTTAATGGATCAGATATGCCCCCCCTCCACGGTTTTCGCCGCCTACAATGCCTGGAAGGGGAAAAAGCGAATTGAGACCTACACCTTTAACGGGCACGAGGGAGGCGAGAGCTATCAATTTCTGAAGCAGCTGGAATTTTTAGAGGGACTCGGAATATAA
- a CDS encoding MFS transporter has translation MNTLDKRYLIYPAAFLVNAGITMLNFSVIFFMRRTYGTSPALIGWMSAFWAFAYLTGCIGLGGISRRLSYRRALPLATFVMGISTLAILTIPWELSALFWYMLFGLITALHWPPLMGWLSEGLEGRNLSRAVGGFNLSWSTGAGSGPFIAGMLIERSLTLPLIVIALLYGFMAALYLTTFTLSQRRKSRIAEVPELDIPKVKDQSSPLRFAGWTGVASSYTLLGALMFIFPMYAEDVLGYSESFTGLLLFLRGAVTVAGFYVAGKTIFWHHNPVQIGISQLLLAATALLLAFAAHPGTYLILFTLFGLIFALQYATSIFHGVSGALNRERRMAIHEGSLTFGVVLGSAGGGLLYQRFSFQIVLIITALAVAAAALAQLASYRTQSDHKKAASR, from the coding sequence ATGAACACCCTGGATAAACGATATCTCATCTACCCCGCGGCATTCTTGGTAAACGCCGGTATAACCATGCTGAACTTCAGCGTCATCTTCTTTATGCGGCGGACCTACGGCACCTCTCCTGCCCTGATCGGCTGGATGTCCGCCTTCTGGGCCTTTGCCTACCTGACAGGCTGCATCGGCCTGGGAGGAATAAGCAGACGGCTCTCCTACCGCCGCGCCTTGCCCCTGGCTACCTTTGTTATGGGAATCTCCACACTGGCAATCCTTACTATTCCATGGGAACTCTCTGCGCTTTTCTGGTATATGCTCTTTGGCCTGATTACCGCCCTGCACTGGCCGCCCTTAATGGGCTGGCTTTCCGAAGGCCTGGAAGGACGGAATTTGAGCCGCGCCGTGGGAGGATTCAACCTCTCCTGGAGTACCGGTGCAGGGTCAGGACCCTTTATTGCGGGAATGCTTATAGAGCGGAGTTTAACCCTGCCCCTTATCGTGATCGCCCTGCTCTACGGATTTATGGCAGCTCTGTACCTTACTACGTTTACCCTGTCACAGCGCAGAAAAAGCCGGATTGCAGAGGTCCCGGAGCTGGATATTCCAAAAGTCAAGGACCAGAGCTCGCCCCTCCGCTTTGCCGGATGGACAGGGGTAGCGTCCTCCTACACCCTTTTGGGTGCCCTGATGTTTATCTTTCCCATGTACGCTGAAGATGTCCTTGGATACAGCGAAAGCTTTACCGGGCTTCTTCTGTTCCTGCGGGGTGCCGTTACGGTTGCCGGTTTTTACGTAGCGGGAAAGACAATCTTCTGGCACCACAATCCGGTACAGATCGGTATCAGTCAGCTGCTGCTTGCCGCTACCGCTCTTCTGCTGGCCTTTGCCGCTCATCCAGGTACATATCTGATACTTTTTACTCTGTTTGGGCTCATCTTTGCCCTGCAGTATGCCACCAGCATCTTTCACGGAGTCTCCGGTGCCCTGAACCGCGAGCGGCGTATGGCAATTCACGAAGGTTCCCTTACCTTCGGCGTCGTCCTGGGATCTGCCGGCGGCGGGCTTCTGTATCAGCGATTTTCCTTTCAGATTGTTCTGATAATAACCGCCCTGGCAGTAGCGGCGGCCGCGCTTGCTCAGCTTGCGAGTTACCGGACACAATCCGATCACAAAAAAGCCGCTTCCCGGTAA
- the groL gene encoding chaperonin GroEL (60 kDa chaperone family; promotes refolding of misfolded polypeptides especially under stressful conditions; forms two stacked rings of heptamers to form a barrel-shaped 14mer; ends can be capped by GroES; misfolded proteins enter the barrel where they are refolded when GroES binds), with translation MAAKQLLFDETARQKLLKGVEKLSNAVKVTLGPKGRNVVLDKSYGAPTVTKDGVTVAKEIELEDAFENMGAKLLKEVATKTNDVAGDGTTTATVLAHSIVREGLKNVAAGMNPMGLKRGIDMAVEKSIASIKKIATPIKDKSDIEHVASVSANNDAEIGKLIADAMDKVGKDGVITVEESKSMDTSLEVVEGMQFDRGYLSPYFATNRETMTVEMEDPYILIHDKKVSAMKDLLPILEKVAQNGHPLLIISEDVEGEALATLVVNNIRGTLKACAVKAPGFGDRRKAMLEDLAILTGGTVISEEMGYKLESTTLEQLGRAKSIKVDKENTTVIEGAGSDKDIKGRVAQIKAQIEETTSDYDREKLQERLAKLAGGVAVINIGAATEVEMKEKKHRVEDALSATRAAVEEGIVVGGGVALIKAVAALEKEDVSSFGDDEKAGFAIVKRALEAPLRQIAENAGLDGSIIADKAKGQKDNMGFNASTMEWEDLVKAGIIDPAKVTRSALQNAASIASLLLTTECIITDLPEKDKPAPSMGGDMY, from the coding sequence ATGGCAGCAAAACAGCTTCTTTTTGACGAGACAGCTCGACAGAAACTCCTGAAGGGTGTGGAGAAACTTTCCAATGCCGTTAAAGTAACTCTCGGGCCGAAGGGCCGGAATGTTGTACTGGACAAGAGCTATGGTGCTCCTACTGTAACCAAGGACGGTGTTACTGTAGCCAAGGAGATTGAGCTTGAGGATGCGTTTGAGAACATGGGGGCCAAACTCCTCAAAGAGGTTGCCACCAAGACCAACGATGTGGCCGGTGACGGAACCACCACCGCAACAGTACTTGCTCACTCCATTGTACGGGAGGGACTCAAGAATGTAGCCGCAGGTATGAATCCCATGGGGCTCAAACGGGGTATTGATATGGCGGTGGAAAAATCTATTGCATCCATAAAGAAGATCGCCACCCCCATCAAGGACAAAAGCGACATTGAACATGTAGCTTCCGTCTCTGCCAATAATGATGCAGAAATCGGCAAGCTTATTGCTGATGCAATGGATAAGGTCGGCAAGGACGGTGTTATCACCGTCGAAGAATCCAAATCCATGGATACCTCCCTTGAAGTGGTAGAGGGCATGCAGTTTGACCGGGGATACCTTTCTCCCTATTTCGCTACCAACCGGGAAACCATGACCGTAGAAATGGAAGATCCCTATATTCTGATTCATGACAAAAAGGTCTCCGCCATGAAAGACCTTCTTCCCATACTGGAGAAGGTGGCCCAGAACGGTCATCCCCTGCTGATTATTTCCGAGGATGTTGAAGGCGAAGCCCTTGCGACCCTCGTGGTCAATAATATCCGGGGAACCTTAAAGGCCTGTGCGGTCAAAGCTCCCGGTTTCGGAGATCGCCGCAAAGCGATGCTGGAGGATCTGGCTATTCTGACCGGTGGTACGGTTATCTCCGAGGAGATGGGCTACAAGCTGGAAAGTACCACCCTCGAGCAGCTGGGACGCGCCAAGAGCATCAAGGTTGACAAGGAAAACACCACCGTTATTGAAGGGGCCGGCAGCGATAAGGACATAAAAGGCAGGGTGGCCCAGATCAAAGCCCAGATTGAGGAGACCACCTCCGACTATGACCGTGAAAAGCTGCAGGAGCGTCTGGCGAAACTTGCCGGCGGTGTTGCGGTAATCAATATTGGTGCCGCCACCGAAGTGGAGATGAAAGAAAAGAAACACCGGGTAGAAGACGCACTTTCCGCAACCCGGGCAGCTGTAGAAGAAGGCATTGTGGTCGGGGGAGGTGTCGCTCTGATCAAGGCTGTTGCGGCCCTGGAAAAAGAGGATGTTTCCTCTTTCGGCGATGACGAGAAAGCCGGCTTTGCAATTGTCAAACGGGCCCTTGAAGCTCCTTTGCGCCAGATTGCGGAGAACGCCGGTCTGGACGGTTCCATTATTGCCGACAAGGCCAAGGGACAGAAAGACAATATGGGCTTCAATGCCAGTACCATGGAATGGGAAGACCTGGTTAAGGCAGGCATTATCGATCCCGCCAAGGTTACCCGTTCGGCTCTGCAGAACGCGGCCTCCATTGCATCTCTGCTGCTGACTACCGAGTGCATTATTACCGACCTGCCGGAGAAGGACAAACCTGCACCCAGTATGGGCGGAGATATGTACTAA
- a CDS encoding co-chaperone GroES — MKLKPLGDRVLVKRAESETKTKSGIFIPDTAQEKTTQGFVVAVGDDEAIKVKPKDKILFDKYAGTEITVDGEDHVIMRNDDIQAIIEE, encoded by the coding sequence ATGAAGCTCAAACCACTAGGTGACCGCGTACTGGTTAAGCGGGCCGAATCGGAGACAAAAACGAAAAGCGGAATTTTTATTCCGGATACCGCGCAGGAAAAAACTACTCAAGGGTTTGTTGTAGCAGTAGGCGACGACGAGGCGATCAAGGTAAAACCCAAGGACAAAATCCTGTTCGACAAGTATGCTGGAACGGAAATCACGGTTGACGGCGAAGACCACGTAATCATGCGCAATGACGATATCCAGGCGATTATTGAGGAGTAG